The following are encoded together in the Thermococcus sibiricus MM 739 genome:
- a CDS encoding 4-phosphopantoate--beta-alanine ligase: MVKIPKSHPRYWSLYYREKVIEGLEKGMTAKAGLIAHGRGEAFDYLIGEKTIEPAEKAMKAAIAKLLLAKHPVVSVNGNVAALVPKETMELAKALDAKLEINLFYRTEERVKAIADELKKYDPNVELLGINPTKKIPNLESERGKVDEEGIWKADVVVVPLEDGDRTEALVAMGKFVITIDLNPLSRSARMADITIVDNIVRAYPRMTELAREMKKLSREELEKIISEYDNGQILSETLLHINSRLKKLSQEGIWRKKELPF, translated from the coding sequence ATGGTAAAAATACCTAAAAGTCATCCAAGATACTGGAGCTTATATTACCGAGAAAAGGTCATTGAGGGCCTAGAAAAAGGAATGACTGCCAAAGCAGGTTTAATAGCCCACGGACGGGGAGAAGCCTTCGACTACTTAATTGGAGAAAAAACTATAGAACCCGCAGAGAAGGCCATGAAGGCAGCAATTGCAAAACTCCTACTAGCCAAACATCCGGTGGTCTCAGTAAATGGTAACGTGGCGGCTCTTGTCCCTAAGGAAACCATGGAGCTTGCAAAAGCCTTGGATGCGAAATTGGAAATAAACCTTTTCTACAGAACAGAGGAGAGAGTTAAAGCAATAGCGGATGAATTGAAAAAATATGATCCTAATGTAGAGCTTCTCGGCATAAATCCCACCAAGAAGATTCCAAATCTGGAAAGTGAGAGAGGAAAAGTCGATGAAGAGGGCATATGGAAAGCGGATGTCGTGGTTGTCCCCCTTGAAGATGGCGATAGGACTGAAGCATTGGTTGCCATGGGCAAATTCGTGATAACGATTGACCTCAATCCCCTCTCCAGAAGCGCAAGGATGGCCGATATAACAATAGTTGACAATATCGTTAGAGCCTACCCCAGAATGACCGAACTTGCCAGAGAAATGAAAAAACTCTCAAGAGAAGAGCTTGAAAAAATAATAAGTGAGTACGACAACGGTCAGATTTTAAGTGAGACACTCCTACATATAAACTCCAGACTAAAAAAAT
- a CDS encoding DNA double-strand break repair nuclease NurA gives MFSKKISEKRDIWINRYHKPPAGIGSLIKQEIKNKKWWIPVSIKTYERKPNDFNVLAIDSSYQMERLKNGGLFYVVRALGLNGKNEHRELEADFDYTEGSAHEVTSIIQRKMEYLEIKLARKAISDGFNGVVLIDGSLYGRISHLIIESPLSNDREFFIKYYQEVMKLFKLAKENNVLVIGISKESGSKFFRDFLIKQIITLPEVRGEVSDEEAKKLISTSLDRKREAFEYVKQLKLKYSNIGLLEEILKELTTPRPDYQLIEASITEPGYTVPLLLGPSSRWVRRIKQIEMDPIGYLKTQFPILSNNEDFLKYAKVVLNRLKELPAIVSFHVLPDKRDSPLRIDVPAFCIGSSTKFQDVGWPEPIDEDISEVLSIVATGYGGLDYHNIWLWKVDREVKFHRREFDEMYLSKFKELVGVNLNARDYRRVRFV, from the coding sequence ATGTTCTCTAAGAAAATCAGTGAGAAACGAGATATTTGGATAAATCGATATCACAAACCACCCGCCGGCATTGGATCATTGATTAAACAAGAAATTAAAAATAAAAAGTGGTGGATCCCCGTTTCTATTAAAACTTATGAAAGAAAGCCTAATGACTTCAATGTTCTGGCAATAGACAGCAGTTACCAAATGGAGCGTCTAAAAAACGGCGGACTCTTTTATGTGGTCAGAGCATTGGGACTAAATGGGAAAAACGAACATCGGGAACTGGAAGCAGATTTTGATTACACTGAAGGTTCTGCTCATGAAGTAACAAGTATCATACAGAGAAAGATGGAATACCTTGAAATTAAACTTGCAAGAAAAGCAATATCCGATGGATTTAATGGAGTCGTCCTTATCGATGGGTCTCTGTACGGGAGAATCTCCCACCTAATAATAGAAAGTCCTCTAAGTAATGACAGAGAATTTTTCATTAAGTATTACCAAGAAGTTATGAAGCTTTTCAAGCTGGCTAAAGAAAACAATGTTCTAGTAATTGGAATCAGTAAGGAAAGTGGAAGTAAGTTCTTCCGCGACTTTTTGATAAAACAAATAATAACCCTACCAGAAGTGCGGGGTGAGGTTTCTGACGAAGAAGCGAAGAAACTAATCTCAACATCACTGGATAGAAAACGGGAAGCTTTTGAGTATGTGAAACAATTAAAGTTGAAGTATTCTAATATTGGCTTATTAGAAGAAATTTTGAAGGAATTGACGACTCCTAGACCGGATTATCAACTAATCGAGGCCTCCATAACTGAACCGGGGTACACAGTCCCTCTACTTCTCGGCCCATCTTCGAGGTGGGTTAGGAGAATAAAACAGATAGAAATGGACCCCATCGGTTATCTGAAAACTCAGTTTCCTATCCTCTCAAATAATGAAGACTTCTTGAAGTACGCAAAAGTCGTTCTAAACCGCCTCAAAGAACTCCCTGCAATAGTCTCGTTCCACGTCCTACCAGATAAAAGAGACTCCCCTCTCAGAATAGACGTGCCAGCGTTTTGCATAGGATCGTCAACGAAGTTCCAAGATGTTGGATGGCCCGAACCAATAGACGAGGACATTTCCGAAGTGCTGAGTATTGTGGCCACGGGATATGGAGGACTGGACTACCATAATATCTGGCTATGGAAAGTAGACAGAGAGGTAAAATTCCACAGAAGGGAGTTTGATGAAATGTACCTTTCTAAATTCAAAGAGCTTGTGGGGGTTAACCTAAATGCCCGAGATTACAGGAGAGTTAGGTTCGTTTGA
- a CDS encoding metallophosphoesterase family protein, which translates to MRIAHIADTHLGYRQYNLEERENDIYEAFNEAVEKMIEERVDVFVHAGDFFDSPRPPIKALYVAKEGIRKLREHNIKILTVLGEHDTPRRKAMPPQMLLDLPILGIGKVQKVVLNGVAFFGISNLKGRRVDLLKEELSKVDHLAKEYNKSVLIAHQAIKKFLPFEGAYELEMVDLPREISYYAFGHIHSRTVESFGRSYLAYSGSTEIMRKSEISSWKDKGKGFYIVDLDGDLPEIHKIDLESIRPQFEVSYTQEKDIINELGAFLQDIIGEGTSVTKAPILKINVQGDIIRKAELIEKIREILEKLVPYRILRYDIHFIGTNVPTNLTPNNIKEIGDLRRLFVEYLGDEKLGNLAFELYSHLWINDLEGSIEVCRKYLEEEDK; encoded by the coding sequence ATGAGAATAGCACACATAGCCGACACTCATCTTGGTTACCGACAATACAACCTCGAGGAGAGGGAAAACGATATTTACGAAGCATTCAATGAAGCCGTTGAAAAAATGATTGAAGAAAGAGTTGATGTTTTTGTCCATGCAGGCGATTTTTTTGATTCTCCCCGACCTCCAATAAAGGCTCTCTATGTGGCAAAAGAGGGGATCCGAAAATTGAGAGAACACAACATAAAGATATTAACAGTGCTCGGAGAACACGACACACCCCGGAGAAAAGCAATGCCTCCCCAAATGCTCTTGGATTTACCCATCCTTGGGATTGGAAAAGTTCAAAAAGTGGTTCTTAACGGGGTCGCGTTCTTTGGAATATCTAACCTCAAAGGAAGAAGAGTTGATTTACTGAAGGAAGAGTTATCAAAAGTTGATCACCTCGCCAAGGAATACAACAAGAGTGTACTAATTGCCCATCAAGCAATTAAGAAATTCTTGCCTTTTGAAGGAGCTTATGAGCTCGAAATGGTTGACCTACCTCGGGAAATTTCCTACTATGCATTCGGCCACATACATTCGAGAACCGTAGAATCATTTGGAAGAAGCTACTTGGCGTATTCTGGTTCTACAGAGATAATGAGAAAGAGTGAAATTTCTTCTTGGAAAGACAAAGGTAAGGGGTTTTACATTGTTGACCTTGATGGGGACCTGCCTGAAATTCACAAAATAGACCTAGAATCAATACGACCGCAATTTGAAGTATCCTACACTCAAGAGAAAGATATTATCAATGAGTTGGGAGCGTTTCTCCAAGACATTATTGGGGAAGGAACCTCTGTAACAAAAGCGCCAATATTAAAAATAAACGTCCAAGGAGATATTATCAGGAAAGCCGAGTTGATTGAGAAAATACGTGAGATACTAGAAAAGCTTGTTCCTTATAGGATCTTACGATACGACATTCATTTTATTGGAACTAATGTTCCTACAAACTTAACACCAAATAACATCAAGGAGATAGGAGACCTTAGGAGGCTCTTCGTTGAGTATCTTGGAGACGAGAAGCTTGGTAATTTGGCTTTCGAACTATACTCTCATCTCTGGATAAATGATCTGGAGGGAAGTATTGAGGTTTGCAGAAAATACTTGGAGGAGGAAGACAAATGA
- a CDS encoding aspartate/glutamate racemase family protein, with protein MKKYTVGLIRVLTIQDEELLNLHGKLIEKAFPELKVISRCIEDQPKGIYDEKTEEEAKPKILRLAKEFENEGVDAIIISCAADPAVEEARKLVSVPVIGAGSSASALALAYARKIGVLNLTEETPRVIKEVLGDKLIAEDHPEGVSNTLDLMTDWGRKEAINAARRLKEKGVEAIVLGCTGMSTIMIAPILEKEVGIPVIDPVIAAGAVTLHALRRLDVWGDVR; from the coding sequence ATGAAGAAATACACAGTTGGACTAATAAGAGTATTGACAATCCAGGATGAAGAACTCCTAAATCTCCATGGAAAATTAATCGAGAAGGCATTTCCAGAACTGAAAGTAATTAGCAGATGCATCGAAGACCAGCCAAAGGGCATATATGATGAAAAAACCGAGGAAGAAGCAAAACCAAAAATTTTGCGCTTGGCAAAAGAATTTGAAAACGAAGGGGTTGATGCTATAATCATAAGCTGTGCGGCAGACCCTGCTGTTGAAGAAGCTAGGAAATTAGTTTCGGTTCCAGTGATTGGAGCTGGATCCTCTGCTTCTGCACTGGCCTTAGCATATGCTAGGAAAATTGGTGTTCTTAATTTAACTGAGGAAACTCCAAGGGTAATAAAAGAAGTTCTTGGCGACAAGTTGATTGCCGAGGATCATCCGGAGGGAGTCTCAAATACTCTTGATTTGATGACAGATTGGGGACGAAAAGAAGCAATAAACGCTGCAAGGAGATTAAAAGAAAAAGGAGTCGAGGCAATAGTTTTGGGCTGTACTGGGATGTCCACAATCATGATTGCTCCTATTCTCGAAAAAGAAGTTGGCATCCCAGTTATTGACCCGGTAATTGCGGCGGGGGCTGTGACTCTTCATGCTCTCAGAAGATTAGACGTATGGGGTGACGTCAGATGA
- a CDS encoding DNA polymerase sliding clamp, giving the protein MPFEIVFDGAKEFADLIDTASNLIDEAAFKIAEEGMSMRAMDPSRVVLLDLNLPASIFSKYDIDGEETVGVNMDHFKKVLKRGKGKDILVLRKGEENFLEITLEGTAKRTFRLPLIEVEELELDLPELPFTVRAVILGEVLKEAVKDASLVSDSIKFIAKENEFIMKAEGETQEVEIKLTLEDEGLLDLNVEEETKSAYGVSYLADMAKGIGKADEVVLRFGNEMPLQMDYPIRDEGRLTFLLAPRVEE; this is encoded by the coding sequence ATGCCATTTGAGATAGTTTTTGATGGGGCAAAAGAATTTGCGGACTTGATAGACACAGCAAGCAATTTAATTGATGAAGCTGCGTTCAAAATCGCTGAAGAAGGTATGTCAATGAGGGCAATGGACCCTAGTAGGGTGGTTTTACTTGACCTCAATCTTCCCGCTAGCATTTTTAGTAAATATGATATTGATGGGGAGGAAACGGTAGGAGTTAACATGGATCACTTCAAAAAGGTTCTTAAAAGAGGAAAGGGTAAGGATATCCTTGTTTTGAGGAAAGGTGAGGAGAACTTTCTTGAGATCACTCTAGAAGGCACTGCAAAAAGAACTTTCAGACTCCCATTGATTGAAGTCGAAGAGCTTGAACTCGATCTTCCAGAGCTTCCATTCACAGTGAGAGCAGTTATACTTGGAGAAGTTCTGAAAGAAGCTGTAAAAGATGCTTCTCTTGTTAGTGACAGCATAAAGTTCATTGCGAAGGAAAATGAGTTCATTATGAAAGCTGAAGGGGAAACCCAAGAAGTTGAGATTAAACTCACTCTTGAAGATGAGGGGTTACTTGATTTGAATGTTGAAGAAGAAACCAAGAGTGCATATGGTGTCAGTTACCTGGCTGATATGGCCAAGGGAATTGGAAAAGCGGATGAGGTTGTACTCAGGTTTGGAAATGAAATGCCCCTTCAAATGGATTATCCAATAAGGGATGAAGGAAGACTCACATTCTTGTTGGCTCCTCGTGTTGAGGAGTGA
- a CDS encoding AAA family ATPase: MILKRISLNDFLSHNNTTVEFPLGVTVFMGPNGAGKTSIIDGIFVALFNHRPRGENWNDVIRRGRDRARIELEFEEGGVPYRIFWERKKDGAPVYKLYRADEGILIAEGVYEVQTQLKAITGLDRDSAINSILIRQGEITSLLDQAPAKRKEVIGRLLGLEKLEKAWQFMREVIYYFEQVKNELEKEIAEIEGKLKSKYEQRDKLKQEIQELNRQIKELKQKLKSLSQQLSAIERELNELNAKEKRYNELMLELTKIIESIRLVQEQIKKLEEDLNESKKAKEKLKELEGEIRKIPLLEEYIKQFNKFKELNTKKEQLEKDLNKISAIREEANKAMKSCKVYVEYIEVGEEFIEVPTDLSEIEKSTTTISTLVRSTVAQIKKDTEELEKLISEALKFLPEPTIEAKEKKLKELKEEEKRLENIVSGLRKELGEVSGRINDLRKALDMLGESEACPVCKTKLTPEHRDRVKHEMEEEIKSLEEIVKQIRREIEEAENQKRTIKEEIERVSKINVERIEQLQKEIEEMKEKLAKHYTELEGIITELNNLENDIRPKISEIESEIKEIEERLNELIEEIGEKPEDPENELKELRKKKEEYDRLKPIADRYEKLLEDIKEAQEKLRKLENKKHELQEEIKKLGYDKQHHEKVRKEHEELLRKFESTKTELEEKTKSLEKNLKDLTEVEAEIKELEEKRNNLKAELDKIKKLLNDLERIRRAYHRDGVQRLLRQKIAPIISELATGYIENFNMDITDIYLSEDFDITVVKNSVEVPISTLSGGEKVAVALALRLAIARALSKSLSIVIMDEPTTHLDEERRKDLVEILDRFFKSEGAIPQVVIVTHHPELETVADTLYLIRNVAGVSQVQEVESLESRL; this comes from the coding sequence ATGATACTCAAACGCATTTCTCTTAACGACTTCCTCTCACACAATAACACCACAGTTGAATTTCCACTGGGAGTTACAGTTTTTATGGGCCCGAATGGGGCTGGCAAAACCTCAATAATTGATGGAATCTTTGTGGCACTGTTCAATCACAGGCCACGTGGTGAAAACTGGAATGACGTAATCCGTAGAGGCCGTGATCGCGCTAGAATTGAGTTGGAGTTCGAAGAGGGAGGAGTCCCCTACCGCATATTCTGGGAGAGAAAAAAAGATGGAGCTCCAGTTTACAAACTTTACAGAGCCGATGAGGGAATATTAATAGCCGAAGGGGTCTACGAAGTCCAAACACAACTCAAGGCAATAACTGGCCTCGATAGAGATTCGGCAATTAACTCCATTCTGATCAGGCAGGGAGAGATAACTTCTTTACTAGACCAAGCACCGGCAAAAAGAAAAGAGGTCATCGGAAGACTGCTAGGGTTAGAAAAGTTAGAGAAAGCCTGGCAGTTTATGAGAGAAGTAATTTACTACTTTGAACAAGTTAAAAATGAGTTGGAAAAAGAGATCGCAGAAATTGAAGGAAAATTAAAGAGTAAATATGAACAGAGAGACAAACTCAAACAAGAAATACAAGAGTTAAACAGGCAAATAAAAGAGCTTAAACAAAAATTAAAAAGCCTTAGTCAACAACTTAGTGCTATTGAACGAGAGTTGAACGAATTAAATGCGAAAGAAAAGAGATACAATGAGCTAATGCTAGAGTTAACCAAAATAATTGAAAGCATAAGATTAGTACAGGAACAAATTAAGAAACTCGAAGAAGACCTAAATGAATCCAAAAAGGCCAAAGAGAAATTGAAGGAATTAGAGGGAGAAATAAGAAAAATACCTCTTTTGGAGGAGTACATTAAACAGTTTAACAAATTCAAGGAGTTAAATACAAAAAAAGAACAGTTAGAGAAGGATTTGAACAAAATATCAGCCATAAGAGAGGAAGCTAATAAGGCAATGAAATCGTGTAAGGTGTATGTTGAATACATAGAAGTTGGCGAGGAGTTCATAGAGGTACCAACAGACTTATCAGAGATTGAAAAATCCACTACAACAATTTCCACACTAGTAAGAAGCACTGTAGCCCAAATAAAGAAGGACACAGAAGAGCTTGAAAAATTGATTTCTGAAGCTCTAAAGTTTTTACCCGAGCCAACAATTGAAGCTAAAGAGAAGAAATTGAAGGAGCTTAAAGAGGAGGAGAAAAGGCTAGAAAATATTGTATCTGGCCTAAGGAAAGAACTCGGTGAAGTATCGGGAAGAATAAATGACTTAAGAAAAGCATTGGACATGCTCGGTGAATCAGAGGCATGCCCCGTTTGTAAAACAAAACTAACCCCGGAACATAGAGATAGAGTAAAGCATGAAATGGAGGAAGAAATAAAATCTTTAGAAGAAATAGTGAAACAAATTAGAAGAGAAATTGAGGAAGCGGAGAATCAAAAGAGGACAATAAAAGAAGAAATTGAACGTGTATCTAAAATAAACGTAGAGCGCATTGAGCAATTACAAAAAGAGATAGAGGAGATGAAAGAAAAACTTGCGAAGCATTACACAGAATTGGAAGGAATAATAACGGAACTTAATAATCTCGAAAATGACATCAGACCAAAAATTTCAGAGATCGAATCGGAGATAAAAGAGATTGAGGAGAGGCTCAATGAGCTTATTGAAGAGATCGGAGAGAAGCCCGAAGATCCGGAAAATGAACTGAAGGAATTAAGAAAGAAAAAGGAAGAATATGATAGGCTAAAGCCAATCGCAGATAGATATGAAAAATTGCTCGAAGATATCAAAGAAGCACAGGAAAAACTAAGAAAACTAGAAAATAAGAAACATGAGCTCCAAGAAGAGATTAAAAAACTTGGATACGATAAGCAACACCATGAGAAAGTTAGAAAAGAACACGAAGAACTATTAAGAAAATTTGAGAGTACTAAAACTGAACTCGAAGAGAAGACTAAATCATTAGAAAAGAACTTAAAAGATCTAACTGAAGTGGAAGCGGAAATAAAAGAGCTCGAAGAAAAACGTAATAATCTCAAGGCAGAGCTAGATAAGATTAAAAAGCTCCTAAATGATTTAGAGCGTATTAGGCGCGCCTATCATCGTGACGGTGTTCAAAGACTCCTGCGGCAAAAAATAGCCCCAATTATCTCCGAGTTAGCAACGGGATACATCGAGAACTTTAATATGGACATCACAGACATCTATTTAAGCGAAGATTTTGACATAACTGTTGTAAAGAACTCTGTGGAAGTTCCAATATCTACCTTAAGTGGTGGTGAAAAAGTCGCCGTTGCACTAGCGTTAAGGCTAGCAATAGCTCGGGCCCTTTCGAAAAGTCTATCGATAGTCATAATGGACGAACCAACAACTCACTTAGACGAAGAGCGTAGAAAAGACCTTGTGGAGATACTGGACAGGTTCTTTAAGTCGGAAGGAGCCATTCCACAGGTTGTGATAGTTACTCACCATCCAGAACTTGAAACAGTAGCTGACACTCTTTATCTCATCAGAAACGTAGCCGGTGTTTCCCAAGTGCAGGAAGTGGAAAGTTTGGAAAGTAGGCTTTAA
- a CDS encoding Lrp/AsnC family transcriptional regulator: MSDAEIGRRIGLSKSAVRWRRINLQKRGCLFISAYLRFDKLGYNYAFVLIKLKPEIPKEQIIQFKKKLMEHEHTFEVYEIWGDYDILVGTFGEDISDLRKSVVEIIQGENCIIIKYYLM; encoded by the coding sequence ATGAGTGACGCAGAGATTGGGAGAAGAATCGGGCTTTCAAAATCAGCCGTTAGATGGAGAAGAATAAACTTGCAAAAAAGAGGATGTCTCTTTATATCTGCCTATTTAAGGTTTGATAAACTTGGCTACAATTATGCGTTCGTACTTATTAAGCTAAAACCTGAAATTCCAAAGGAACAGATCATTCAATTTAAGAAGAAGCTCATGGAACATGAGCATACATTTGAAGTATACGAAATATGGGGAGATTACGACATCCTAGTAGGAACGTTTGGGGAAGATATCTCAGATCTTAGAAAAAGCGTTGTAGAGATAATACAAGGGGAAAATTGCATAATTATAAAGTACTATTTGATGTGA
- a CDS encoding transcription factor S, with translation MKFCPKCGNIMLPDKKRGVFVCRKCGYEEPLDLETASKYKITQKIKHDREDIPVIEQDVATLPKVKITCPKCGNDEAYWWELQTRAGDEPSTIFYRCTKCGYTWRGYE, from the coding sequence ATGAAATTCTGTCCAAAATGCGGGAATATAATGCTTCCAGATAAGAAAAGGGGAGTTTTTGTATGCAGAAAATGTGGCTACGAGGAGCCTCTTGACCTAGAAACCGCAAGCAAGTATAAAATAACTCAAAAAATTAAACACGATAGAGAAGATATCCCGGTTATTGAACAGGATGTAGCTACACTTCCAAAAGTAAAAATAACCTGTCCAAAGTGCGGTAACGATGAGGCATACTGGTGGGAATTGCAAACAAGGGCTGGAGATGAACCATCAACCATCTTTTACAGATGCACAAAGTGCGGGTACACATGGAGAGGTTATGAATAA
- a CDS encoding helicase HerA-like domain-containing protein, translating into MPEITGELGSFEKIGVVVGETTHSEFYFAIEDTKTPQIWDYVVVRSKEVVDGTEKDVLVLGQIVAITSYSPGLSEYTPYPVAEKLKDAEIIEPRNFAQVKVLGFTVGGKVLMPRRTIYPGTDVYLAPDDVLSQVYSYPDEEGLFIGHLITRPRVKVQLTIRGFRRHLAILAQTGAGKSYTAGVLLEELYDKGATVIVLDPHADYVFISQSKDGKRILPRVDVFRTRESTGRYTKEDIGHMETFEIKFSDLSPDEIFTITGIRDEWLNIQKAVRDAVKELKNEKPGRYTVEDLINKLESMDSNDSLRAIKYIEKLKGLKVFGEVTTPIENLLKPQHISVMDLSGLSDHVADYIAYKILSEVYYQREHGKYKYPVFVLVEEAHRFIPKKENTLSKRIAKRIAAEGRKFGVFLILLTQRPQKIDQDVLSQCNSQIIMRMTNPEDQKAVRASAEQVSEDLLNDLPGLNVGEAVIVGEMTKMPVMVKIRERKTKEGGADIDIVTRLSEALKEAKEYEESKDEIIREEIKEIRDILDM; encoded by the coding sequence ATGCCCGAGATTACAGGAGAGTTAGGTTCGTTTGAGAAAATTGGAGTTGTAGTAGGCGAAACAACGCATTCGGAATTCTATTTTGCGATAGAGGACACAAAAACACCCCAAATATGGGACTATGTAGTAGTCCGCTCGAAAGAAGTCGTAGATGGAACTGAGAAGGATGTACTAGTCTTAGGCCAAATAGTTGCAATAACTTCATACTCTCCAGGTTTAAGTGAGTACACTCCCTATCCAGTAGCAGAAAAGCTCAAAGACGCTGAAATAATAGAACCACGAAACTTCGCACAAGTTAAGGTTCTTGGTTTTACAGTGGGTGGGAAAGTCTTAATGCCAAGACGCACAATTTATCCCGGAACAGACGTTTACCTTGCCCCAGATGACGTTCTCTCCCAAGTTTACTCATATCCCGATGAAGAAGGACTCTTCATAGGACATCTAATAACTAGACCCAGAGTTAAAGTCCAGTTGACGATCCGTGGATTCAGAAGACACCTCGCAATTCTCGCACAAACGGGAGCTGGTAAGAGTTACACTGCAGGAGTGTTGCTTGAGGAGCTTTACGATAAAGGTGCTACCGTAATAGTTCTAGATCCCCACGCAGACTATGTTTTCATCTCACAGAGTAAAGACGGAAAAAGAATATTGCCAAGAGTTGATGTCTTCAGAACTCGCGAGAGTACTGGAAGATACACGAAAGAAGATATTGGACACATGGAAACTTTTGAGATTAAGTTCTCAGATCTTTCTCCAGACGAAATATTCACAATTACTGGCATTAGGGATGAGTGGTTAAATATTCAGAAAGCTGTGAGAGATGCTGTTAAGGAGTTAAAGAACGAAAAACCCGGGAGATACACAGTTGAAGACTTAATAAACAAACTTGAGTCTATGGATAGCAATGATTCATTAAGAGCCATAAAATACATTGAAAAGCTCAAAGGGCTAAAAGTCTTTGGAGAAGTGACCACACCAATAGAGAACCTCCTTAAGCCACAACACATCTCTGTCATGGATCTCTCGGGGTTAAGTGACCATGTAGCGGATTACATTGCATACAAAATTTTGTCTGAGGTGTATTATCAGAGAGAACATGGAAAATACAAGTATCCCGTATTTGTTTTAGTAGAGGAAGCTCATAGGTTTATCCCCAAGAAGGAGAACACTCTATCAAAGCGCATAGCAAAGAGAATAGCTGCAGAAGGGAGAAAATTTGGAGTATTCTTAATTCTACTCACCCAAAGACCTCAGAAAATTGACCAAGACGTTCTAAGCCAGTGTAACAGCCAGATAATCATGAGAATGACCAATCCAGAAGACCAGAAGGCAGTTAGAGCTAGTGCAGAGCAAGTAAGCGAGGACTTACTTAATGACTTACCTGGATTGAATGTAGGTGAGGCGGTTATTGTTGGGGAGATGACCAAGATGCCCGTCATGGTCAAGATAAGAGAGAGAAAGACCAAAGAAGGTGGGGCAGACATTGATATTGTTACAAGACTTTCGGAAGCTTTGAAAGAAGCCAAAGAATATGAAGAAAGTAAGGATGAAATAATAAGAGAAGAAATAAAAGAGATAAGAGATATTTTAGATATGTAG
- a CDS encoding DNA replication complex subunit Gins51 yields MDLAKLRELLEMELSSNELTDLDEEFYEEFDSLMKALKIKAESSKERGEEIEQQLYLSELGIAEKLAREIIRARLHKIVDMAVEGRPFNLVGDEKKIFSIIATFIHREEIPVLEEEIQVKETEEVVFKTDKRIFTAYLMLQDIPKILDEHLREYGPFKAGDLATLPRTLGHILTQREAARRVSISY; encoded by the coding sequence TTGGATCTAGCGAAACTTAGAGAACTTCTAGAAATGGAACTATCTTCAAATGAATTAACGGACTTAGATGAGGAATTCTACGAGGAATTTGATAGCCTAATGAAAGCTTTAAAGATTAAGGCAGAGTCCTCTAAAGAAAGAGGGGAGGAGATTGAGCAGCAGTTGTACCTTTCAGAATTAGGCATTGCAGAAAAATTGGCTAGGGAAATCATTAGGGCCAGACTTCATAAAATAGTTGACATGGCCGTAGAAGGTCGTCCATTCAATCTTGTTGGGGATGAAAAGAAAATCTTTTCCATCATAGCAACGTTTATTCACAGAGAGGAAATACCTGTACTTGAGGAAGAGATTCAAGTGAAAGAAACGGAGGAAGTCGTTTTTAAGACCGATAAAAGAATCTTTACCGCTTATCTAATGCTTCAAGATATTCCAAAAATTTTGGATGAGCACCTGAGAGAATACGGTCCATTTAAGGCCGGTGACCTTGCAACCCTTCCCAGGACATTAGGGCATATCCTGACTCAGAGAGAAGCAGCTAGGCGAGTATCAATATCTTATTAG